One stretch of Fictibacillus sp. b24 DNA includes these proteins:
- a CDS encoding alpha/beta fold hydrolase, which translates to MGYYIRVEENVRIYVEDVNPGGKKTILFIHGWPANHKLFEYQFNQLPSMGFRCIGIDLRGFGKSDKPYTGYSYDRLADDVYSVVQVLKLENFTLVGHSVGGAISVRYMARHNNYGVSKLALLGAAAPSFTKRQNFPFGLTKEQVNVFISDTFKDRPKMLQGFGDLFFFKYVTAPFSDWFFQLGLEAAGYSTAAVLGSLRDESLFDDLGKIQVPTLILHGVHDKVCPFPLALAINRGIRNSKLVPMENSGHGLFWEEWEKLNTEIAEFIGWN; encoded by the coding sequence GTGGGATACTATATTCGAGTCGAAGAAAATGTAAGAATCTATGTGGAAGATGTGAATCCCGGCGGTAAAAAAACGATTCTATTCATACACGGATGGCCGGCCAATCATAAACTTTTTGAGTATCAGTTTAATCAGCTTCCGTCAATGGGATTTAGATGTATTGGTATTGATCTTAGAGGATTCGGCAAGTCTGATAAACCTTATACAGGATATTCATATGACCGTTTGGCGGATGATGTCTATTCCGTTGTTCAAGTGTTAAAATTAGAAAACTTTACACTCGTCGGCCACTCGGTTGGAGGAGCCATCTCGGTTCGATATATGGCTAGACATAACAACTATGGCGTTTCAAAGCTGGCTTTGCTTGGTGCTGCTGCCCCGAGCTTTACGAAACGGCAAAACTTTCCATTTGGTCTTACTAAAGAACAAGTGAATGTATTTATTTCAGATACGTTTAAAGACAGGCCGAAAATGTTGCAGGGGTTTGGGGATCTCTTTTTCTTTAAATATGTAACAGCTCCATTTTCGGATTGGTTTTTTCAATTAGGTTTAGAGGCGGCGGGGTACTCAACGGCAGCTGTTTTAGGTTCGCTACGTGATGAGAGTTTATTTGATGATCTTGGCAAAATTCAAGTTCCAACCTTAATTCTACATGGTGTTCATGATAAGGTATGTCCATTTCCGCTTGCCCTTGCCATAAATAGAGGCATCCGGAATTCTAAGCTTGTTCCCATGGAAAACAGTGGGCACGGATTGTTCTGGGAAGAGTGGGAGAAATTGAATACAGAAATTGCGGAGTTTATTGGTTGGAATTAG
- a CDS encoding type 1 glutamine amidotransferase domain-containing protein, with protein MSKRILIVVTNHQNIGNNKTGLWLEEFAVPFNEFRDKGYDITVKSIKGGSVPLDPNSLEGVEKETYKEALSMLENTAALSPEDAVSYDAIYLPGGHGTVFDFPKSEALKEVVSQMAQTNKVIGSVCHGPAGLTTATLKDGSSIVKGKTVTAFTDEEEEEMKLTKEVPFLLETKLRELGAEFQRAGKWEDFAVTDGNLVTGQNPQSSRSVALRMIDVLDKQ; from the coding sequence ATGTCAAAACGAATTCTAATCGTCGTAACAAATCATCAAAACATCGGTAACAATAAAACTGGTCTCTGGTTAGAGGAGTTTGCCGTTCCTTTCAATGAGTTCCGAGACAAAGGATATGACATTACGGTAAAGAGTATCAAAGGCGGCAGCGTACCTTTAGATCCGAACAGTTTAGAAGGTGTGGAGAAGGAAACGTATAAAGAAGCTTTGTCTATGCTTGAGAATACAGCGGCACTAAGTCCAGAAGATGCTGTAAGCTATGATGCGATCTACTTGCCGGGTGGTCATGGAACCGTTTTTGACTTCCCTAAAAGTGAAGCTCTAAAAGAAGTAGTAAGTCAGATGGCCCAAACGAACAAAGTGATCGGCAGTGTTTGTCATGGTCCAGCAGGATTAACGACAGCAACGCTTAAAGATGGTTCATCGATTGTAAAAGGAAAGACGGTTACTGCTTTTACGGATGAAGAGGAAGAAGAAATGAAGCTGACGAAAGAAGTGCCGTTCTTATTGGAAACAAAGCTTCGTGAGCTTGGAGCAGAATTCCAGCGTGCCGGAAAGTGGGAAGATTTTGCAGTAACAGATGGTAACCTCGTCACAGGGCAAAACCCGCAGTCGAGCAGAAGTGTAGCACTTCGAATGATTGATGTACTGGATAAACAATAA